A single window of Anopheles moucheti chromosome 2, idAnoMoucSN_F20_07, whole genome shotgun sequence DNA harbors:
- the LOC128298847 gene encoding angiopoietin-related protein 1-like, whose product MKQLQILLVGAVLLLMMALMLTVHGEPIKTGHGHGHHQSHHHHHKKKHGGHHHNIIYFFDDPFETNGRWLQGENDQCNCEVIVQKMKKLREQVLKVINSFDKLLQAQVDLRNIKNMLTNIDLSLTTLGGFVSSSESQIAFLEHQTHSISLQLSRAKAGVVHLITRENLVDALGTIKSTSEEPPLQEIEEIVYSSCQDRRIVKTGVYKVYVNITKSMYVLCSLDFGQNAWTVIQNRFDGSETFFRPWKHYQLGFGYYGYGEYWLGLENIFTMMSGRDYELLVLLEDFDGKFAYAKYKYFRIEGEKDDYKLAKLHGYVGNAGNSLQFAEGMKFSTYDRDNDKSAQENCAHEHHGGWWYKACGDSNLNGAYRKEYSHDQTGMFWKEFRGLYYSLKRSRIMIRNRKEHYHHHKPHYQHHGYHRIDVEDAEQEEEDEDEENYEPGFVVEF is encoded by the exons ATGAAGCAGCTACAGATACTCCTGGTCGGGGCGGTCTTGCTACTGATGATGGCACTGATGCTGACCGTGCACGGTGAACCGATCAAGACGGGTCACGGTCATGGTCACCATCAGtcacatcaccatcatcacaagAAGAAGCACGGTGGACATCATCACAATATCATATACTTTTTCGATGATCCGTTCGAGACGAACGGACGTTGGCTGCAGGGCGAGAACGACCAGTGCAACTGTGAGGTGATCGTGCAGAAGATGAAGAAACTGCGCGAGCAGGTGCTGAAGGTGATCAATTCCTTCGACAAGCTGCTGCAGGCACAGGTGGACCTGCGGAACATTAAGAACATGCTGACGAATATCGACCTGAGCTTAACCACGCTTGGAGGGTTCGTGTCGAGCAGCGAGAGCCAGATCGCTTTCCTCGAGCATCAAACACATTCGATTTCATTGCAGCTCAG TCGGGCCAAGGCAGGTGTGGTGCATCTCATCACGCGGGAGAACCTGGTGGATGCGCTCGGAACAATAAAATCGACCAGCGAAGAGCCTCCGCTGCAGGAGATCGAGGAGATCGTGTACAGTTCGTGTCAGGACCGGCGCATCGTCAAGACGGGCGTGTACAAGGTGTACGTCAACATCACCAAGAGCATGTACGTGCTGTGCAGCTTGGACTTTGGTCAGAACGCTTGGACGGTGATACAGAACCGCTTCGATGGTTCGGAAACGTTCTTCCGTCCGTGGAAGCACTACCAGCTAGGGTTCGGGTACTACGGTTACGGCGAGTACTGGCTCGGGTTGGAAAACATCTTCACGATGATGTCCGGTCGAGATTACGAGCTGCTCGTACTGCTGGAGGACTTTGACGGTAAGTTTGCGTACGCTAAGTACAAGTACTTCCGCATCGAGGGCGAAAAGGACGACTACAAGCTGGCCAAGCTGCACGGTTACGTGGGCAACGCGGGCAACTCGCTGCAGTTTGCCGAGGGCATGAAGTTCTCCACGTACGATCGGGACAACGATAAATCGGCGCAGGAAAACTGTGCGCATGAACACCACGGTGGCTGGTGGTATAAGGCGTGCGGTGACAG CAACTTGAACGGTGCGTACCGGAAGGAGTACTCGCACGATCAGACCGGTATGTTCTGGAAGGAGTTCCGCGGGCTTTACTACAGCTTGAAGCGGTCCCGTATTATGATCCGAAACAGGAAGGAACACTATCACCATCACAAACCGCACTATCAGCATCACGGCTACCACCGAATAGATGTGGAGGATGCCGAACAGGAAGAAGAGGACGAAGATGAGGAAAATTATGAGCCAGGCTTTGTAGTTGAGTTCTAG